In Actinomycetota bacterium, the DNA window CCCCGAGCGTGTCCCATCGTTGGTCGTCGGTAACGATCAGGACGATGTCGGGGCTCTGCGGTTCGGCCTCGCTGGGCTGGATGGTGGTTGTGGAGGCGGTGACGGGCACCTCGGTGCACGCCACCGAGGCGAGCCCCAGCGCAAGCCCCGCCGTTGCAGCCCACGATCTGCCGGTCTTCACTTCCTGCTTCTTCATCCGTGAGCCAACGTTGGCACGAAGCCTCGGGCGCCGTCCATCAACGTGCGTCCTCAGCCCTCGTCACGGGCTCCTCATCCCGACCTCGGCGGTCGATGAAGTGGCGGGCCGCCGCCGCGATGATTCCGACAACGGCGACCACGATGGCGAGCGTGGTCCCCCATTCACCCGTCTGGAAACCCAGATGCTCCGCCGCGAGGCCCGAAAGGACGAGCACTGACACCCCCGTCGCGGGGGCCAGACAGGCTCGCGCGATCGGATCGCTCGGACCCGTGCCCCACGCCCAGCCGATCCCCACCACGCCGACTCCGACGAGCAGGAAGAGCGCAGTCCCGATGAGTGACATGAGCGTCGGGGCAATCGGGTCGGACGGCTGGACCAGTTCGGATCTCGGGGGTGGCCCGCGAACGATCGCGAGCCAATCCGTCACCCTCCAACTCGGATGGTCCTGGACGAGCCGGTCGAACGACACATGGAACGGTCGGAGCACGATCACGAGCGGATCGCTCGAGAGCAGGGGGCGGACCCGTTCCCACAGCTCGAGCGACGTCTCGTCGAACCCGGGTACGTCGGGACGGAGCGTCGGCCTTCCCTGCAGGAGGGCGGTGGGATCGCCGAGGTATGGCGTCACATCCAGGATGAGGTCGGGTTCGAGCTCCGCCCGCAAGCGCCGCAGCATCGGGACAGAGCCGAAGTCCGCACCTGAGGTGGCTTGGTCCCCAGCCGGCCCGTCCACCACCACGAGCGCAGGCCGGTCGGCCGCGCCGATGTAACGAGCCACGGCCTGTAACTGGGCGAGCCGCTCGTTCGAGGTCGGGGCAGGCCTCGACGTCCAGACCTCGTGGGTCTGCGCGACCGACAAGACGACCAGGGCGAGGGCGAGCAGCCCGAGGACGGCGGCCGCGGCTCGAGCCAGGAGCACCGGCCCGGCGCGCCCTACCGACGAGCGCCCGACCCGGATGACCCCCTCCATCAGAGCCACCCCGAGGATCGGGATCGCGAGCGCGAACGTCAGCGCACGCTGTACTGGCACGGTTCTGCCGGCCTCGAAGAGGATGACGGCGCCAGCCGGCAGCAGGGCCCACGGCGCCAGCAACCAGAGCGATAGTCGCGAGGCTCGCCTGGCGAGGAGCGCGATAACACCGCCGACAGCCGCCACGGCCGGCGCCGGAAACCGATAGAGCGGCCGCTGTCGTTCGAAATTGTCGACGAGGCTATCCCTCGTGATCCCGAGAGAGGCTCGGGGGGTTCCAGGCGTGCCGAGGAGCGCCGCCGCTCCCACGACGAAGCCAACCGCCGTCGTCCCGAGGGTTGTGACCACGGACAGACGCCGCCATGAGGCGCCCGCCCTCCGTTCCGCGACCGAGCTTGGGATCGCCCCGAGCGATACGAGGAGCAGCAGGCCCGAGAACACCGCAGCGAACTGCCAGTGAACGGCGAACGCGGCGCCGAGCAAGAACGTCGAAGCGAAGTGCACACGACGATCCCCGGCGGCCGCAACAACGCAGGCGGCCGCGGCGAGGAGCAGCGGCATGACGAGCAGCTGCTCGAGGTAGCCGTTGGCGGCCAAGGCGACCTGCACGGACGCACCCACCCCGGCCACGTACGCGGGCAGCGCCCAGATCCGCGCCCGCATCGCTGCCCGCGCGAATCCTGCCGCGGCGAGCCCCGTCACGGCGGCCATCACGGCGGGAAGCACATACACGAGCCTTCGTGGCTCGGCGATGCCTGTGGCTTTGGCGATCGCCCCGATCACCGGAAGCCCCGGCCGATCCGCGTTCGTGTTGAGGGCCTGCGTGCGCCCATCGAACGGAGGCAGCGCGTCGAGACCACCGTCGGCGACGATCTCGATGCGCCACTCATGCTGCGCCGTGTCGCTGCCGGCCGGTGCCACCTGGGCCGGATCCCGATATCGATCGAGGAACACCCAGCCGACGAGCCCGGCGGCAGCAGCCAGCGAGGTTGCAAGCGCGATGGAAGACGCGACGACGACAAGGACGTGCGGGACCTTCTTCGTCCGACCCGGAACCTGTGGGCCGGAGCGCTCGTGCATAGCTCCGCAGTGTCGCAAATCATCAACCGACCGTCAGGCGGCCCCTCGCATCCGCCGCCACAGTCTCGTTCCTCCGGGCGGACCCTGACCGAGGGTCCAGCCCGACGTGGCGCTAGGCCCGCGGGCGGATGCGCGTGGCCGCCACCCAGCCGACCACTGCCACGATAAGGAGGGCCGAGAGGCCAACCCCTCCCCCCGGATCGGCCCCCGCGAGGGCGGCCGCGGTCCCGATCAGGACGACGACCACGATGCCGAAGGCCGGTGCGAGGGCAGCCTCGTCACCCATCGCCCTCTCTCCGCCTCGAGACGCGAGGTGCGAATACCCGCCGCCCACCACGCCGAGAAGGAGGATCGTGACGCTCGCGGCTGCCCAAGCGCTGATCGGCGACGCCGAGGCATACTCCGGCAACTCCTCCGGAGGAGGTGACGATCGCCCGGAGACGGCCAGGTCATCATCGACAAGCTCTGCACCCTCCGACAGAACCAGCTCCCACGATCGCTCATGCATGTACATCCGCGGGAACACGATCACCGCCCCGTCGCGGATCGCCGCGGACACGTCTGGCCAGGTTCTTTCCGAAATGCCATTGAGGACTTGACCCAGTTCGTCGGCGCGGGGAGGAAGCCTCTTGGGTTCGCCAGCGAGGAGGCGCTCCGGGTCGCCCACGTACATGAACAGGTGGCTGGCCCGGGGACCGTCCAGGAAGGATCGGGCGATGTTGAGACGCACCTTCCAGAGCAAGGCCCCCTGGGCCTGCCACGGCTCGAACACCATCACTACGGGAACGTCCGCAGGATGCCCTCGTGCGAAGGCCGCGACTTGCCGCGCCGGCGGTGCGCGATCGCTCCAAGGATCGGAGGCGGCCGCCCGAAACCCGGCGAGCCCAAGTAGCCCGGCCACGAGGGCCGCCCCCAGACCGAGAAGCGCCGCTCCCCCGACCGCGACAGCCCGCACGCGCCCCAACCCGCGACCGGCCAACTCCGCGATCCTTACGGCCACCAATCCGGTCACCGCCCCGAGTGGCACTGCCAACATCAGCGTCCGATGCCCCGGGAAGCCGGGTGCGACGAGCATGACGGCCACCCCTGCCAAGCATGCAACGACCCAAGCGAAGAGCAGGCGTTGTGCACTCGGGTCGCCGCGTCTCCACCCGCGCAGCGCCACGAGGAACAGTCCAGCGATGACCAGCGGCGCGACCGGGACTACCCACTCCCATGTGTTCCCGAGTCGCCGAACGAAATACCCTTGCACCAGCTCGAGGTCGCCGAGCTCTCCGAGCGATCGGCGCATGATGGCGAACACGACGAGAAGAGTGCCGACGGTGCCCAGCGTGAGCGCCGCGAGCGCGAAGACCGGTCGGAGATCGAGCGGTCGGGCTCCCGCTCCACCGTGACGAGCCCTCCCGGTCAGCGAAGCGACGACGGACAGACCGAGCCACAACGCCACGATGGCGAACCAAGCCGGAAGGATCCCGGGATGTGCCAGTCCCGCAGCGAGGAACGCCGTGGCCGCGAGGGCATATGCAGCCCACGATGAGGTCCTGCTCCGGACAACGGCGGCCATCCCCGCGGAGAAACAGACGAGCGCGGTCAGATTGGCGATGTAGCCGGTGAGGCGGCTCGTCCCACCGAACGTGGCCGCCCCGATCGCGACCGGCAGCATCGCCCACACCGGCAGCGAGAGCGCCTGGCGCAGCAGCGTGGCGACCGCGAGACCAAGTACCGCGCAGAGCGCGATCGCGATCAACGTTGGTGCGAGATCCCCGGGCACCACGCCGGATCCCTGAAGGAGCGCGCCCATCGCCAAGGTCCCGGGGCGGGGATCGATGGACTCGAGAAGCCCGGCTCGCACGGCGCGGAACTGCCAGGCGTAGCTGAACTGGTCCGCTCCGATGATGTGCACTCGGCTCCCAAACGACCAGGCGTACAGGGCAACGATCACCGTGGCTGCGGCACCGCTGGCCACTATCCCCGCGACTCCATCGGAACTCCATCGTGCGACAGGCTCGGATCCGGGCTCCATCAGGACCGCGCCGTCGGTGCTCCGTTGCTGCTCACCACGGGTTGCTGACGCCGGAGGTGTCGTGCGAGATGGACCTTCCCCACGCTGAGTGTCTCCGGCCCTCATGACCGGGGAGTCTAGGTCTCGGTGATCGGAGTGGTGATGGGACCGGTGATCATGACCCTGTTCGCGATACACCTGTGTCCCTTCGCGCCGATCAGAGCGGCAGCCACACCGAGCCCGAGAGTCCCGGGTGGGCCGGGTCCCCCAGCACGCCACACGATACGGACATCTGCCACCGTGGCGAGGGAGGGAACGATGGCCGATCCGAGGATCCTGCTGATCGGATACAACGGCGCGAACAACACCGGAGCTGAGGCGCTGCTCCTCTCCGACCTCGCAGACGTCCGCGCCGTGTTCGGACCTCGTGCGCCGATCACGATCCCGGCCCTCGAGCCGGCGAACCTCCGTCGATACGTTGGCGACGCACCAGGCGTCCGGGTCGAGCCCCTCCCCACGATCTTCCCCCTCACCGTCCGGCGGCTCGTGCGGGAACACGACTTCGTGATGCTCGTCGAGGGCAGTGCGTATATGGACACGTGGACGTCGGCGCTCCTGTGGTACTTCCTGTGGGCGACACGCTGCGCGGCCGTCCACGGGACGCCGTGCATCGCGTACGCGGTCGATGCCGGTCAACTCCGTCCGAGGAATGCGCGCTTGGTCCGGCGGCAGGCGAGCCGGACCGACCTCATCGTCACGCGCTCGGCGGCCGCCGCCGGGCGTCTCCGGTCGTGGGGCGTCGCCGCGCCGATCGAGACCACTGCCGACAACGCCTTCACGTTCCGCCCCGAAGGACGGGATCGAGGGTGGCTCCATGATGCGTGGCCCGATGCCGGCCCTTCGCCGATCGGGATCGCCGCGGTCGACCTCTTCCTGTGGCCGGTCGTGATCCGCCCGTTCGGACGACGAGCCGACCGCTACCGATGGCCTTACTCCTTCAGCCGATCAACCGCCCGCCGCCAAGCTTCCACGCGGCTCGCTGAGGGATACGCGAGGATCGCCGACCGGGTCGTGACGGAGCACGAGCGATCCGTCGCACTCATCTGCATGGAGGAGCTCGACGAGACGTTCGCGCGGGCGATCTACGAGCGGATGCGCCGACCAGACCGAGCCCGGATCTTCTCGTCCCGCGACCTGGACGCGTCGAAGATGACCGTGCTCCTGCGGAGCCTCGGTGGGCTTCTGACGTCGCGCTACCACGCCTCGATCCTCTCGATGTCAGCCGGCGTACCACAGGTGGCAATCGGACACGACCTCCGGCTCCGCACCCTGTTCGAGGAGTTGAAGCTCGATCGCTGCTTCGTCGGTCCGGGAGGCGACGGCGACCTCGCGAAGCACCCGGTCGATCTTGAGGCCATGGTGGACGCGGCGTCGGCACGTCTGGACGACGTCCTCGCTGCTCCGACCGGCGTCACGAGCGCGCTGCTCGATGGCTACGAGCGACATCTCCACGACGCCCGACGGAACCGCGAGCTGCTCCAGGCCTTCGCCGACGCGCACGGATGGGGAGCCGAGCCGTGGGCAGCGTAGTCCTGCTCACGGGCGCGACGGGGTTCGTCGGGACCGAAGTCGGCAGCCGGCTCCTCGATCGGGACGACGTCTCTCTCATCGCGTTCGTCAAGGCTGCGACCGACGACGAAGCGCGCCGTGTGGCGCTCCGCAGCTGGTACGACCGGACCGCGCTCACGGGAGCCATCGGGGGTCGCGTCGAAGTGATCGCCGGCGACCTGACGCAACCGCTGCTCGGCCTCGACCCGGACGCGTACGCGACACTCGTTCGCCGGCTCACCCACGTCGTGCACGCGGCCGCGAACGTTCGCTTCGACGCATCGCTCGACGACCTGCGCTCCACGAACGTGGTCGGGACCGCGAACGTCCTGGCGCTCGCCCGCGCGGCTCACGCCGATCACGGGCTCGAGCGTCTCCTGCACATCTCGACCGCTTACGTCGCGGGCCGCCGGACGGGCGAGATCGGGGAGGACGACCTCAGCGACGGGTCCGGCTTCGAGAACGACTACGAGCGGACGAAGTTCGAGGCGGAACGGCTCGCCCGCGATGCGATGGCGGGTCTTCCGATCACCGTCGCACGTCCCGCCATGATCGTCGGCGATTCACGGACCGGTGAGATCGCGACGTTCAACACGTTCTACGTGCTGCTCCGCCGGTACCTCACGCGGCGTACCTATGCCATGCCCGTCAGCCCCCGCCTGCGGGTGAACGTCGTGCCGGTTGACTACGTCGCCGATGCGATCGTGCAACTGCTGATGGATCCTCGCGCCGAGGGACGCACCGTCCATCTCACTGCCCCGTGGTCGTCGCTCCCGACGGCAGCCGAAGTGCTCCGTGAAGTCCGGGGGTGGGCGCGAGTCGAGCTCGGCCTCCGGCTCCCTCGGCCGATCCTCGTGCCCCTGCCCGGAGTGCCCTGGCCCCGACGTGGCGGTGATCGGCTCGACATCCTGTTGCCGTACCTGCGCGAGCGTCGCACGTTCCGACGCGACCACGCCGATCGGCTGATCGGACCGTATGAGCTGCGCTGGCAGACATACCTCCCGAACCTGATCCGCTACGCGGTCGGCCGTGGCTTCCTCCACCGTTCCGGACGGACGGTCCACGAGCAAGCGATGTACCGGCTGCGGAGTCGGCGGCTGCCGGTGCGATACGTCGACATCGTCGACGGGCAGGCGCATCCGCGGTCGGCGGAGGGCGTGCGCACCGACGTGCTGGCGTCGGCGAACGCGCTTCGCGGGATCGGCATCGGCGCCGGCACGCGGGTCGCGATCGTCGGACCGAACGGGACGCGGTACCTGACACTCGAGCTGGCGCTCGGCCTCCTCGGCGCGATCACCGTTCCGCTCTACGCCACGACGCCGTCCGACGAGATCGACGCGATCCTGCGATCGAGCGGCGCGGAGGCGCTGATCGTCGGATCGCCTCGGATCCTCGAGAACCTTGGGCCGGTCGCGTCATCCCTGCCGACCGTGTCGTTCTGCCGCGGGGTACCTCCAGAAGGAGTTCTCGACTGGGGCGACCTGGTCGCCAACCGCGCCGAGGCGCCTGAGATCGAGCGGGCGCCCGTCGGGCTCGCGGACGTCGCAACGCTCCGCTACACGTCGGGGACCACCGGTTTCCCGAAAGGTGTCACGTTCACCCATGGGCAACTGCGATGGATGGCCGAGTCGATCGCGTCGCTCGTGCCGTGGCGTGCGCGCACGAGGCCGGTTTCCTACGTGTCGTTCCTCCCGATGAACCACGTTGTCGAGGGGATCCTGGGGACGTACGGGCCTTATTCGATGCCGGCTCCCGTCGAGGTCGCGTTCGTCGAAGACATCCAGGACGTGCCGGACGCCCTCCGCTCGGTTCATCCGACGGTGTTCTTCTCTGTCCCGCGGCTCTACGAGAAGGTGTGGGCACGCGTCGAGGCGAGCGCGGTGGGCCGGCGCTTCCTGGCATCGCGCGACGGGCCGGCGAAGCGCGCCCTGGGCTCGGCGGTCCGCCGGACCGTGCTGAGGCGCGCTGGCCTCGGGCGCTGCGCGCAGCTGATCGTCGGGTCGGCCCCGATACCGGACGGTCTCCTCACGAGATTCCACGAGATCGGCGTCGAGGTGCACGACGCATACGGTCTCACCGAGGCACCCCTGCTCACGCTGAATCGGTCGGGGCGCAACCGGATCGGCACGGTCGGCGAGCCGCTTCCAGGGACCACCGTGCGCATCGCGGAGGACGGCGAGATCCTGGCGAGGGGTCCCCAGGTGACGATCGGCTACGCAGACCAAGGCGCGACGCAGCCGTTCCGCGATGGTTGGCTCACGACCGGCGACCTCGGGCACATGGAAGACGGCTACCTCGTGATCGACGGCCGCAAGAAGGAGTTGCTGAAGACCTCCTACGGGAAGTACCTGAACCCGGCGAAGATCGAGGCGCGGCTCCGAAGCATCCCCGGAGTGACGAACGCCATGGTCATGGGCGAGGCTCGACGCTTCTGTACGGCGCTGCTGTGGGTCGAAGGGACGCCAACGGACGCACGGCGTGACGTCGTCGCGGAAGCGATCACCGAGATCAACCGTTCCCTGTCCCACCCGGAACAGGTGAAGCGTTGGGCGGTGCTCGCCGACGACCTCTCGATCGGCGCCGGCGACCTGACGCCGAACCTCAAGCTCAAGCGCGAGCGGATCGTCGCGCGTCATGCGGACGTGATCGACGGGCTCTACGAGCGGGAGGAGGTCCGCGTATGAGCCTCCGGACCCGGGCGCTCCCCGATCGGATCCCAGAACCTGTGAGGCGCTGGGCGCTGCGCGCGCTCTTCCGAGCGACGGTGGATGCGTTCGGCGCGCCGATGCCGGATCTTCGTGGATGCTCGGCCGACGCGATCCTCAGCGCCTACGCGACGTGCACCGACGTGCTCGCTGGGAGCCTGCTCCTCGATCCCGAGCGCCGGCCGCTCGTCGAGCGATGCCTCCGATCGAACATGGAGCGGCTCGGCCGCCGTGTCCGAGTCGCGCTCGGCGTCCGGACAACTGCAGATGCGCTCGATGTCGCGCACCGGCTCTACGGGCTGATCGGGATAGACCTGACCGGCGACGACCGAGGGCAGGTCGTCGTCACCCGATGCTCGTTCGCGACGCGCTACTCGCCGGACGTGTGTCGCGTGATGTCGGCTTCTGACGCGGGACTGTTGGCCGGGTTGACGGACGGTGGCCGGCTCACCTTCTCCGAGCGCATCACGACGGGTTCACCGGTATGCCTCGCGACGCTCAGTATCGGTGGGGAAGGTTCGCGGTGAAGACAGCGATCGTCGTCGGGAGCGGGGCCGGGGGGGCCACGGTTGCGAAGGAGTTGCAGGGCGCGTTCGACGTCACGGTGCTCGAAGCTGGTCGACCGTACCGTCGATGCGAGCTCGACAGACGCTCGATCGCTCGACTCGCTCGGAGCCGGCTCCTGGTGGATCCCCGGCTTCTCAGGGTTGCGTACCCAGCGATGCGGGTCGGCCGCACCGCCGACATGCTCGTCGTTCACGGCAGCGGGACCGGGGGGACGACCACCGTGGCGACCGGCAACGGGATCCGAGCCGACGACGACCTCCGCGCGCTCGGCATCGACCTGGACGAGGAATTCGCCCAGATCGCAGCCGAGATCCCCGTGTCGGTCGAACACCGGCGCCGATGGCACCCGACGACCAGGCGGCTGTTCGCCGCCGCCGAGGACCTCGGCCTCGCCCCGCAGCCGACACCGAAGATGGGACGCGCCGAAGGTTGTCACCACTGCGGACGCTGCGTCTTGGGGTGTCCGTACGGGATCAAGTGGGATGCACGGCGCTCTCTCGACGTCGCCGTCGCTCACGGAGCGCGGGTGCGGACGGGCACCCGGGTAGACCGGGTCGTGACCGAGGGAGGACGCGCCGTCGGCGTCTTGACGACCGGGCCTATGAGCCGTCGGTCGCTCAGGGCCGATCTCGTCGTCCTCGCGGCCGGCGGCCTCGGCACGCCGGCGATCCTCGAGCGCTCGGGGGTCCGATGCGAACCGACGCTCTCGGTCGACCCCGTGCTCACAGTCGCGGCGCGAGTGCCGTCGGCTTGGCAGTGCAACGAGATCGAGATGCCGTTCGTCGTGCGTCGTGACCGCTACATCCTGTCGCCTTACTTCGACTGGTTGAGCTTCGCCCTCGACCCACGCTGGCGATACCCGCCGCAGGACATCGTCGGCGTGATGGTGAAGATCGCCGACGAGGGAGGCGGCCGAGTCGAGGAGCGCCGCGTGCGTACCCATCTGACGTCGGTCGATCGGTTGCGACTGGAAGAAGGTGCGGCGCTCGCCCGCGAGCTTCTGGCGGGCACCGGGGTCGATCCGGAGTCGACGTTCGAGGGCATCCTGAACGGTGGGCACCCC includes these proteins:
- a CDS encoding FAD-dependent oxidoreductase → MKTAIVVGSGAGGATVAKELQGAFDVTVLEAGRPYRRCELDRRSIARLARSRLLVDPRLLRVAYPAMRVGRTADMLVVHGSGTGGTTTVATGNGIRADDDLRALGIDLDEEFAQIAAEIPVSVEHRRRWHPTTRRLFAAAEDLGLAPQPTPKMGRAEGCHHCGRCVLGCPYGIKWDARRSLDVAVAHGARVRTGTRVDRVVTEGGRAVGVLTTGPMSRRSLRADLVVLAAGGLGTPAILERSGVRCEPTLSVDPVLTVAARVPSAWQCNEIEMPFVVRRDRYILSPYFDWLSFALDPRWRYPPQDIVGVMVKIADEGGGRVEERRVRTHLTSVDRLRLEEGAALARELLAGTGVDPESTFEGILNGGHPGGTLPLTHATALTLHDERLPENLYVADATLFPRSLGLPPILTIVALATRVARAAANACLPAHDLKSASEIGV
- a CDS encoding polysaccharide pyruvyl transferase family protein; amino-acid sequence: MADPRILLIGYNGANNTGAEALLLSDLADVRAVFGPRAPITIPALEPANLRRYVGDAPGVRVEPLPTIFPLTVRRLVREHDFVMLVEGSAYMDTWTSALLWYFLWATRCAAVHGTPCIAYAVDAGQLRPRNARLVRRQASRTDLIVTRSAAAAGRLRSWGVAAPIETTADNAFTFRPEGRDRGWLHDAWPDAGPSPIGIAAVDLFLWPVVIRPFGRRADRYRWPYSFSRSTARRQASTRLAEGYARIADRVVTEHERSVALICMEELDETFARAIYERMRRPDRARIFSSRDLDASKMTVLLRSLGGLLTSRYHASILSMSAGVPQVAIGHDLRLRTLFEELKLDRCFVGPGGDGDLAKHPVDLEAMVDAASARLDDVLAAPTGVTSALLDGYERHLHDARRNRELLQAFADAHGWGAEPWAA
- a CDS encoding AMP-binding protein, with translation MGSVVLLTGATGFVGTEVGSRLLDRDDVSLIAFVKAATDDEARRVALRSWYDRTALTGAIGGRVEVIAGDLTQPLLGLDPDAYATLVRRLTHVVHAAANVRFDASLDDLRSTNVVGTANVLALARAAHADHGLERLLHISTAYVAGRRTGEIGEDDLSDGSGFENDYERTKFEAERLARDAMAGLPITVARPAMIVGDSRTGEIATFNTFYVLLRRYLTRRTYAMPVSPRLRVNVVPVDYVADAIVQLLMDPRAEGRTVHLTAPWSSLPTAAEVLREVRGWARVELGLRLPRPILVPLPGVPWPRRGGDRLDILLPYLRERRTFRRDHADRLIGPYELRWQTYLPNLIRYAVGRGFLHRSGRTVHEQAMYRLRSRRLPVRYVDIVDGQAHPRSAEGVRTDVLASANALRGIGIGAGTRVAIVGPNGTRYLTLELALGLLGAITVPLYATTPSDEIDAILRSSGAEALIVGSPRILENLGPVASSLPTVSFCRGVPPEGVLDWGDLVANRAEAPEIERAPVGLADVATLRYTSGTTGFPKGVTFTHGQLRWMAESIASLVPWRARTRPVSYVSFLPMNHVVEGILGTYGPYSMPAPVEVAFVEDIQDVPDALRSVHPTVFFSVPRLYEKVWARVEASAVGRRFLASRDGPAKRALGSAVRRTVLRRAGLGRCAQLIVGSAPIPDGLLTRFHEIGVEVHDAYGLTEAPLLTLNRSGRNRIGTVGEPLPGTTVRIAEDGEILARGPQVTIGYADQGATQPFRDGWLTTGDLGHMEDGYLVIDGRKKELLKTSYGKYLNPAKIEARLRSIPGVTNAMVMGEARRFCTALLWVEGTPTDARRDVVAEAITEINRSLSHPEQVKRWAVLADDLSIGAGDLTPNLKLKRERIVARHADVIDGLYEREEVRV